A stretch of Maniola hyperantus chromosome 15, iAphHyp1.2, whole genome shotgun sequence DNA encodes these proteins:
- the LOC117988782 gene encoding ankyrin repeat domain-containing protein 13D, which yields MPLTAEEISNRYPIHWLVWNNKHEELKSALQAEKFSQEDIERVDNRGRTPLLLAVTLGHLEAVQALIEANADVNCEKDGWTAVQEATATGNPELLSLVLSKRDYQRHVVQSSGIPELLHKLSLAPDFYVEMKWEFTSWVPLVSRMCPFDTYKVYKRGANVRVDTTLVGFENNRWQRGDRTYIFRGQGNSASLVELDHEVGTSGCEYFEVGGERVPREWPPPPPHVIDTRLAAPLAINYLDTDKISFERNKSGIWGWRQDKTESVNGYECKVFSANNVELVSKTRSEHLPKGEKRAHTPRAPLAGLLALADNDDSAPSTPASPLLTPDRVSVYNEEPPRRSRSREDLRPVTWEEYFSEEPLERDIGRPRDIATKVQKFRATLWLCEDYPLELQEQIMPILDLMASISSPHFAKLKDFIQMQLPAGFPVKIEIPLFHVLNARITFGNIFATETPVPHVECIQEGDRLSCVVDDQCFSIGRGYRDAAAPDERLSCDDDEGLLQYAIQQSLMEAGTHDDQVRRGYRDAAAPDERLSCDDDEGLLQYAIQQSLMEAGTHDDQVDVWEALRGARSTSPVPPRTRLAPSLLDHEDTYLQRAIEASLTNAPTDVCLPDAGAEIDAEVDELDADLRAALVISAREQAALDQQLQDEQKALDEALRLSLLDK from the exons ATGCCCCTGACGGCAGAAGAAATTTCCAACCGCTATCCCATCCACTGGCTGGTTTGGAACAATAAGCATGAGGAGTTAAAGAGCGCACTGCAAGCTGAAAAG TTCTCACAAGAAGACATAGAGAGAGTTGACAACCGTGGGCGGACGCCGCTGTTGCTGGCTGTGACGCTGGGCCACTTGGAGGCTGTGCAAGCTTTGATTGAGGCTAATGCTGACGTTAATTGTGAGAAGGATGGCTGGACGG CTGTCCAAGAGGCAACAGCAACAGGCAACCCTGAGCTTCTATCCCTGGTGCTGTCAAAGCGGGACTACCAGCGTCACGTGGTGCAATCCAGCGGCATACCGGAGTTACTGCACAAGCTCAGTTTAGCACCTGACTTCTATGTGGAGATGAAATGGGAGTTCACAAGTTGGG TGCCGCTGGTGTCGCGCATGTGTCCGTTCGACACGTACAAAGTGTACAAGCGCGGTGCCAATGTACGAGTGGACACCACGCTGGTGGGCTTCGAGAACAACCGGTGGCAGCGAGGAGACAGGACTTACATATTCAGGGGACAGG GTAATAGTGCAAGTCTAGTGGAGCTAGACCACGAGGTGGGCACGTCTGGGTGTGAGTACTTCGAGGTGGGCGGCGAGCGAGTGCCGCGCGAgtggccgccgccgccgccgcacgTCATAGACACGCGCCTCGCCGCGCCGCTGGCCATCAACTACCTCGACACCGACAAGATCAGCTTCGAGAG AAACAAGAGTGGTATATGGGGTTGGCGTCAAGACAAAACGGAGAGTGTGAATGGATACGAGTGCAAAGTGTTCAGTGCTAACAACGTGGAGCTAGTGTCCAAGACGCGCTCCGAACACCTGCCCAAAGGGGAGAAGCGGGCTCACACTCCCCGGGCTCCCCTCGCCGGCCTGCTGGCGCTAGCGGACAACGACGACAGTGCTCCGTCTACCCCGGCCTCCCCTCTCCTTACACCGGACAGGGTGAGTGTATATAAC GAAGAACCCCCTCGGAGAAGTAGATCTCGTGAAGATCTGAGGCCGGTGACGTGGGAGGAGTATTTCTCAGAGGAGCCTCTGGAGCGGGACATCGGGCGGCCCAGAGACATCGCCACTAAGGTGCAGAAGTTCAGAGCTACTCTATGGCTATGCGAGGACTATCCTTTGGAG CTCCAAGAACAAATTATGCCAATTCTGGATCTGATGGCTTCGATATCATCGCCGCACTTCGCGAAATTAAAAGATTTCATACAGATGCAGCTTCCTGCCGGATTCCCAGTTAAAATAG AAATCCCCCTTTTCCACGTTCTAAATGCCCGGATAACATTCGGAAACATCTTCGCGACGGAAACCCCCGTGCCTCACGTGGAATGTATACAGGAGGGAGACAGGTTATCCTGTGTGGTGGACGACCAGTGCTTCTCCATCGGACGAGGGTATCGGGACGCTGCGGCCCCTGATGAGAGGCTCAGCTGTGATGACGATGAAGGGCTTCTGCAGTACGCCATACAGCAGAGCCTGATGGAAGCTGGAACGCATGATGATCAGGTCA GACGAGGGTATCGGGACGCTGCGGCCCCTGATGAGAGGCTCAGCTGTGATGACGATGAAGGGCTTCTGCAGTACGCCATACAGCAGAGCCTGATGGAAGCTGGAACGCATGATGATCAG GTGGACGTATGGGAGGCGCTGCGCGGCGCGCGCTCCACGTCGCCCGTGCCGCCGCGCACGCGCCTCGCGCCTTCGCTGCTGGACCACGAGGACACATACTTGCAGAG AGCGATCGAGGCGTCTCTCACCAACGCGCCGACGGACGTCTGCCTGCCGGACGCGGGGGCGGAAATCGATGCGGAAGTCGACGAGCTGGATGCGGATCTCCGTGCGGCGCTCGTGATTTCCGCACGGGAACAAGCGGCGTTGGACCAGCAGCTGCAAGACGAGCAGAAGGCTCTAGACGAAGCGTTGCGGCTCTCACTGTTGGATAAGTAA